The following proteins are co-located in the Pseudomonas antarctica genome:
- a CDS encoding DUF6124 family protein: MIKDSPNPPSDSQSTDHIFTVLPNLNSETLLANASQDLASVQALAGNLAFDIDGPQRDAVLGIHRMLEGIQLMVDRVLDLVEVPEQK; this comes from the coding sequence ATGATCAAAGACAGTCCCAATCCTCCATCTGATTCTCAATCTACCGACCATATTTTCACCGTACTGCCCAACCTGAACAGCGAAACCCTGCTCGCCAACGCCTCCCAAGACCTGGCATCCGTGCAGGCGCTGGCGGGCAATCTGGCGTTTGATATCGACGGCCCGCAGCGTGATGCGGTGCTGGGGATTCATCGGATGCTGGAGGGTATTCAGTTGATGGTGGATCGGGTGTTGGATTTAGTTGAGGTGCCCGAACAGAAGTAA
- a CDS encoding DUF6036 family nucleotidyltransferase, translating to MGFPDVVSPRLNTNTPLGQALISMFKSIEVELMVEGAKPGAVKVIVFGGCAVHLYTHHRVSTDVDAEIYCANARDTLRLRTLLAEFPETFFDEQSGRVMELNYDLQYNTAFGPLHEDYWERSIPLEAFPDKSSLHLHIAAPIDIAISKLGRATDQDISDIMALLRAGFIVTTEFRRLALQAIDMYVGNKESPRSILTNILHDYLETEVDEAF from the coding sequence ATGGGTTTTCCAGATGTCGTCTCTCCCCGACTCAATACGAATACCCCACTGGGCCAGGCTTTGATTTCAATGTTCAAGTCCATCGAGGTGGAGTTGATGGTTGAGGGCGCCAAGCCCGGCGCGGTAAAGGTTATTGTCTTTGGCGGTTGTGCTGTCCATTTGTATACGCACCATCGAGTTTCCACTGATGTGGATGCAGAAATTTATTGCGCGAATGCGCGAGACACATTGCGTCTACGGACATTGCTGGCGGAGTTTCCAGAAACATTTTTCGATGAGCAATCCGGCCGCGTCATGGAGCTGAACTACGATCTTCAATACAACACTGCATTTGGCCCGCTTCATGAAGACTACTGGGAACGAAGTATTCCCCTCGAGGCGTTTCCTGATAAATCTTCACTGCATCTGCACATAGCTGCGCCTATCGATATTGCGATCTCCAAATTGGGCAGAGCTACTGATCAGGATATAAGCGACATCATGGCGTTGCTCAGGGCAGGCTTCATCGTTACCACTGAGTTCCGTCGATTGGCATTGCAGGCGATTGATATGTATGTTGGCAACAAAGAATCACCTAGATCCATTCTGACCAATATTCTGCACGACTACTTGGAGACTGAAGTTGACGAAGCCTTTTAA